One stretch of Archocentrus centrarchus isolate MPI-CPG fArcCen1 chromosome 5, fArcCen1, whole genome shotgun sequence DNA includes these proteins:
- the LOC115780139 gene encoding msx2-interacting protein isoform X2 — MVRETRHLWVGNLPEHVREEKIVEHFKRYGRVESVKVLRKRGSEGGVAAFVDFVDIKSAQKAHNAVNKMGDRDLRTDYNEPGSVPSAVRGLEDSSPSSSRDVTGFSRGTVGPVFGPPVSLHAREGRYERRIDGSESRERAYDHSPYGHHDRSGTFDRQRHYNADYYRDRSVFATAGPGSSSVGGSFEASDPHFDSRIRDPFTLTNSSRRDLYRDDRGRRVDRTYHHRRSRSSHSSQSRHPSPQRTTGQPPKTPHSPKRAPLSPGRGPRSRSRSRSSSSDSVSSTSSTGSGSDSNSSSSDGSQARSVQSSATHAPPQSSMALESEEPRRSFGIKVQNLPVRSTDTSLKDGLFHEFKKHGKVTSVQIHGTSEDRYGLVFFRQQEDQEKALSVSKGKLFFGMLIEVTAWNGPETESENEFRPLDGRIDEFHPKATRTLFIGNLEKTTSYQQLLDIFQRFGEIVDIDIKKVNGVPQYAFVQYSDIASVCKAIKKMDGEYLGANRLKLGFGKSMPTTCVWLDGLSANITEQYLTRHFCRYGHVVKVVFDRLKGMALILYNNTDFAQAAVRETKGWKIGGNKIKVDFASQESQMAFYRSMQASGQDIRDFYEIPPERREDRRAPYHEFAAERAYYENIRTPGLYTEDTRRDYAARSRDRFPELEHYQGDHFDPRYHEDPRDYRDYRDPFEQDIRKYTYIQRERERERERFEADRSRWSPSHPRRPISPTVSPSPSERVPRDSERRVYSQSSERSDSVSSVSPPHFDKSEKTLPEHPSKSEKTSQPDRVSGAEKTKRAKRKEKGDKSEKLKSRKAKGQSPSNPVPETEPEPGFDGGSGRGRGSDQDVHEKQKCKGDGDLLTSNLSTVHQESVKSERSEIIKGDSSDLDGRNRLKKHVKSETGSDGKDSAVDSDRRAARKRRFGDSGAGRTARQKRNRHEEEDGNQASDFGASGTYLKELDADKHKDSQRRDSRPKSEKSGTQKDGQEDLRVQREKSEGSLDPLESKRHLGHTSSRRFSQEGITDQNSTREPDHHAAVKIGQNSEINKSAKNKEDHIDIDTSQSYRKQMEQNRRLHQQQQQRESEKADKPASPQGAETEDLEHRSLVHEVGKPPEDVTDNFPSHKLKKLDQFDTDSGIKRERVYRSFRQKSEDPDWNTSPPPGHFSHHPDEDFVEPPQKDLSQNDEKPHSDLELLVKRTHNTQVNKAGTPFLSVEEEKQKRWESRVKQDLLPDLNFSRSLSKNIHNRKRLEYGIWHDLEPGEVRSDSEEDRETKPHSPVASTSMPFSERPRADRFSDPKQAQLEKNKFYSFALDQTITPDTKALLERAKSLSSSREDNWSFLDYDSHFASFRTRKDTEKVEAAPRPTPSWYMKKKKTRIGSEDKLDDRKEEPKPEEHERRELFASRFLHSAVFELDSRRLQHLERKHEEPEQNCQQATGDGELDSGPVVLFHSRFLELTRLQQQKNKTELLKEAREDTTPADENKVEKALVEEQQALQSPETTESTTEAEIKPISPAEDLVPEPRLEPTSVTQTMVKDFLPSDEKCVLLSPPHETCPLVSFKKEQEKDNEHVASMQHPTNETTSDSLPVPVIPSEPNYSVNRDRRSPSEVKMDIVTEDVKPPVTEQPSHESHDELVSNSEPELDPEAVQPEVPEAGSPVQPSIVEQVEVPKKETHSICKTGAENEGEKKHQACKVQVPVDSDRNDEPALSQKENKTKEIKNKKYKQSPAQVASVPVSSATVSEKQATRKSERIDREKLKRGSSPRGEPRSTGRSPIHGSDPDASEQSIPVSRARRRNVKSVYATPVEDDTPVRTGKDIAESPRSVRKRGTDRDAIQQNTDPDPPAPTPAAKRGRPPKNRRQGEESSTAKVEKSKDNKDTDSNESESGERIPRMSKGRTPPRITKGSSNQMSTSLGSGSTRKGDKADAVDDDYQENDFTDEDTLASHDSSGSGKEDPSLKIDEKREEKSKQAAELGKGKDVPHEKVYDDKSNGKETDCSNVEEKPISEKDKTVRGKARNSKSPVLKNLKIRLNVTEVKDLLQLGEEELGNPDDSSKRLKHSDHSEQVSKCTNANKVGSSNEENENASSEKMELLGTSKNVISQELELEQAVENIAKLTDPTFPTEPPTPPVPHTGVKNDPEEEKPSNPASESELMAAIDSITQAPPLSADIGSEPEIQDFVQADKEDEPETNISSMQEDPTFPNTPKKGSKGRPKTPKRSKGQKQVRKDLKDGHSLSEELTTPLTDSTASDTKVVSEAPAAAVPTAVATAAVITPTTWKTEPEPSAVKATDVNTETASSSEEQIQHLKSVYPQSKSPICTKPQQLPPECISPSLSPLANRPNVRPIQTSRNPVSPPDWRHQSKDTGVSSLPVMQLPAKENQPLPSESENMDIDHGTSDLRQILIKHKTVSLPGSSSVSSNLQNLRDQNPSESNTQLAAIVPNKSSLPDSKMPVHSVPPIVRSPQTLTTPEAKSVISVIASTATSVISRVCNPPEPEDKMNVSIGNPCVDMPITKPTYRSSKDDVGSYPGLPAGDEGGSAARFIVDSSTLSTGSCPGLRVNTSEGVVVLSHSGQKTEGPQRISAKISQIPQATAGEMESQQLVSMPKQDMYSHSGLQKGPSSQTDHGHPGKHQSGLSSIKQESTGLEKMDSAYQSGPQGVVKRLPQSNQQVMGYHQDYMPLKHPKKMDSADPHGTDGTKPPWTSAVSPAISPHLPSPPGNHVGFVTTSGERTPSHLGGVKQEPRSPRKSGHPHAPFVSSPIGSSSPKGISVMLSTSHPAMQQFITGVHHPEQSVIMPPHSVPGGLGRMSPHCVTQSIPVGHLVQGDVRVNTPPLSVMSYGMHSESLGSPWSGPMQPRSTSPQAVGRDKVLKVNLGSLRSHEGEQEESRHFHQTGRPSPAPLKLETLQPDPRGALRSSSHLETYMTQRDMRVLLHQQGERSTTDSHSGHIQETSLSPRTHVLPKSVSDKDITKSLEAKRPHSPLPKDGLMGIRQSGQAMASPQRVQLMPPGPSGSFSEYPGMYSNPRGIHSQMPESSPVGLNQPPMNVTPAVGAELQTKDGKMTQPVNMVQLLTKYPIVWQGLLALKNDTAAVQLHFVCGNKALAHRSLPLQEGGALLRIVQRMRLEASQLESVARRMTGDTEYCLLLALPCGRDQDDVLNQTQALKAAFINYLQTKLAAGIINIPNPGSNQPAYVLQIFPPCEFSESHLSQLAPDLLNRISNISPHLMIVITSV, encoded by the exons ATGGTTCGGGAAACCAGACACCTCTGGGTGGGAAATTTACCCGAACACGTTCGAGAGGAGAAGATCGTGGAGCATTTTAAACG GTATGGCCGTGTGGAGAGTGTTAAAGTTCTGCGAAAGCGCGGTTCAGAGGGGGGCGTTGCAGCGTTTGTGGATTTTGTGGATATCAAAAGTGCACAGAAGGCTCACAATGCTGTCAACAAGATGGGAGACAGAGATCTTCGGACTGACTACAATGAACCCGGGTCAGTCCCAAGTGCTGTTCGGGGCCTGGAAGACAGCTCCCCCTCGAGCAGTCGAGATGTTACAGGATTCTCTAGGGGTACGGTTGGTCCAGTGTTTGGTCCACCCGTGTCCCTTCACGCCAGAGAGGGACGTTATGAACGGAGAATAGATGG TTCAGAAAGCCGTGAACGTGCATATGATCACAGCCCATACGGACACCATGACCGCAGTGGCACTTTTGACAGACAGCGTCACTACAACGCCGATTATTACCGCGACCGCTCTGTGTTTGCCACTGCTGGCCCAGGCAGCAGTTCTGTCGGGGGAAGCTTTGAGGCATCAGACCCGCATTTTGACTCTAGAATCCGAGACCCTTTTACTCTTACTAACTCTTCACGACGTGACCTGTACAGAGATGACAGAGGACGGCGTGTCGATCGGACCTATCATCACCGTCGGAGCCGATCGTCTCATTCCTCACAGTCAAGGCATCCCTCCCCTCAACGGACCACGGGGCAACCCCCCAAAACTCCTCATTCCCCTAAAAGAGCGCCCTTGTCCCCTGGGAGAGGCCCAAGGTCTCGATCTCGCAGCAGATCTTCAAGTTCTGATTCTGTCAGCAGCACAAGCAGCACGGGCAGCGGCAG TGATTCAAACAGCAGCTCGAGTGATGGCTCACAGGCTCGTTCTGTTCAGTCATCAGCTACACACGCACCACCTCAGTCCTCTATGGCACTAGAGTCTGAGGAGCCCCGTCGGAGCTTTGGAATTAAAGTGCAGAATCTACCAGTACGCTCAAcag ACACAAGTTTGAAAGATGGGCTCTTCCATGAGTTCAAGAAACATGGGAAAGTGACCTCAGTGCAGATCCATGGAACATCAGAAGACCGCTATGGTTTGGTGTTCTTCAGACAGCAAGAGGATCAAGAAAAAGCCCTTAGTGTCTCCAAAGGAAAGCTGTTCTTCGGCATGCTTATTGAAGTCACTGCCTGGAATGGACCTG AAACGGAGAGTGAAAATGAGTTCAGGCCTTTGGATGGGCGGATAGATGAATTCCATCCAAAGGCCACAAGGACACTGTTTATAGGGAACCTGGAGAAGACCACCAGTTACCAGCAGCTCCTTGACATTTTTCAGCGCTTTGGTGAAATTGTG GACATTGACATCAAGAAAGTAAATGGAGTTCCCCAGTATGCCTTTGTCCAGTATTCTGATATTGCCAGTGTTTGCAAGGCCataaagaagatggatggagagtATTTGGGGGCCAACAGATTAAAG CTTGGTTTTGGAAAGAGTATGCCCACAACGTGTGTTTGGCTAGATGGTTTGTCTGCCAATATTACAGAGCAATACCTCACACGGCATTTCTGCCGCTATGGACATGTAGTTAAG GTTGTGTTTGACAGATTAAAAGGGATGGCCCTCATCTTGTACAACAACACAGATTTTGCTCAGGCAGCTGTAAGAGAGACCAAAGGCTGGAAGATTGGTGGtaataaaataaag GTGGATTTTGCCAGTCAAGAGAGTCAGATGGCTTTCTACCGATCCATGCAGGCATCTGGTCAAGACATTAGAGACTTCTATGAGATTCCTCCTGAACGACG AGAGGATCGCAGAGCTCCATATCATGAATTTGCAGCAGAAAGGGCCTACTATGAGAATATACGAACACCTGGCCTCTATACAGAGGATACTCGAAGAGACTATGCTGCCCGCAGCAGAGACCGCTTTCCTGAGCTGGAACATTATCAAGGGGATCATTTTGACCCACGCTATCATGAAGACCCAAGAGACTACAGGGATTATAGAGACCCCTTTGAGCAAGACATCCGAAAATACACATATATTCAGAGGGAGcgagaaagagagcgagaacGTTTTGAGGCTGATCGTAGCAGGTGGAGCCCTTCCCATCCAAGGCGACCTATTAGTCCAACAGTATCACCTTCACCATCTGAGCGGGTTCCCAGAGACTCAGAACGAAGGGTTTACAGCCAGTCCTCTGAAAGAAGTGACAGCGTGAGTTCAGTGTCACCACCACATTTTGACAAATCTGAAAAGACCCTGCCAGAACATCCCTCGAAGAGCGAGAAGACCAGCCAGCCAGATCGTGTGTCTGGAGCTGAGAAAACCAAACGGGCAAAACGGAAAGAAAAAGGCGACAAATCTGAAAAGTTAAAATCAAGAAAAGCAAAGGGGCAATCTCCATCCAACCCAGTACCTGAAACAGaacctgagcctggttttgatGGAGGGTCTGGAAGAGGAAGAGGGTCAGACCAGGATGTccatgaaaaacagaaatgtaaaggGGATGGTGACCTTCTTACTAGTAATTTGTCAACTGTTCACCAGGAGTCAGTAAAAAGTGAAAGATCTGAAATCATTAAAGGCGATAGTTCAGACTTAGATGGGAGAAATCGACTAAAGAAACATGTGAAGTCTGAAACTGGAAGTGATGGGAAAGATTCGGCAGTGGATTCAGATCGTCGTGCTGCAAGAAAAAGGCGGTTTGGTGACTCTGGAGCAGGAAGGACGGCTCGTCAGAAGAGAAACAGGCATGAAGAGGAGGATGGTAATCAGGCTTCTGACTTTGGTGCAAGTGGTACATATTTGAAAGAATTAGATGCCgacaaacacaaagattccCAACGGAGAGATTCAAGACCCAAAAGTGAGAAAAGTGGAACTCAAAAGGATGGTCAGGAGGACCTTAGAGTACAAAGAGAGAAGTCAGAAGGCTCTTTGGACCCACTGGAGTCCAAACGACATCTAGGACACACTTCTTCTAGAAGATTTTCACAAGAGGGTATTACTGATCAAAACAGTACAAGAGAACCAGACCACCATGCTGCTGTCAAAATTGGTCAGAATTCTGAAATTAACAAAAGTGCCAAGAATAAGGAAGATCACATTGACATTGATACCTCTCAAAGTTACCGCAAGCAGATGGAACAAAACAGACGTTTGcaccagcagcaacagcagcgcGAGTCTGAGAAAGCTGACAAACCAGCAAGTCCCCAAGGAGCTGAAACAGAGGATTTAGAACATCGGAGCCTCGTGCATGAAGTTGGTAAACCTCCTGAGGATGTCACGGATAATTTTCCATCTcacaaattaaagaaattagaCCAATTTGACACTGACTCAGGGATAAAAAGAGAGCGCGTTTACAGAAGCTTCAGACAAAAAAGTGAAGATCCTGATTGGAACACCAGCCCCCCTCCAGGCCATTTCTCACATCATCCAGATGAGGACTTTGTGGAACCTCCACAGAAAGACCTGAGCCAAAATGATGAAAAACCTCACTCAGATCTGGAGCTGTTAGTCAAAAGGACACATAACACACAAGTTAACAAGGCAGGCACTCCTTTCCTCAGTGTGGAAGAAGAGAAGCAAAAGAGATGGGAGAGCAGAGTTAAACAAGACTTGTTACCTGACCTGAATTTTTCTCGAAGTCTGAGTAAAAACATTCACAATCGCAAGCGTTTGGAATATGGTATTTGGCATGACTTGGAGCCTGGGGAAGTACGATCTGACTCtgaagaggacagagagacCAAACCCCATTCTCCTGTGGCCTCCACATCTATGCCTTTTTCTGAAAGGCCAAGAGCTGACAGATTTTCAGACCCCAAACAAGCACAGCTTGAGAAGAACAAATTCTACTCATTTGCACTTGACCAAACTATCACGCCTGACACAAAGGCTCTGCTTGAGCGTGCAAAATCTCTGTCATCTTCCAGAGAAGATAACTGGTCATTTTTAGACTATGATTCTCATTTTGCAAGCTTTCGCACCAGAAAAGACACTGAAAAGGTGGAAGCAGCACCAAGACCTACACCTTCCTGgtacatgaaaaagaaaaagactcgAATTGGATCAGAAGACAAACTTGATGATAGGAAAGAAGAACCTAAGCCAGAGGAACATGAACGCAGAGAGCTATTTGCCTCACGCTTCCTTCATAGTGCGGTCTTTGAGCTGGACTCTAGAAGACTTCAGCACCTGGAACGCAAGCACGAGGAACCTGAGCAAAACTGTCAGCAAGCGACAGGAGATGGTGAACTTGACTCAGGGCCAGTTGTCCTTTTCCATAGTCGTTTTTTGGAACTGACACGACTccagcaacagaaaaataaaacagagctgCTGAAAGAGGCAAGAGAAGACACCACACCTGCAGATGAAAACAAAGTAGAAAAAGCACTTGTTGAAGAGCAGCAAGCTCTGCAGTCACCTGAAACAACAGAAAGTACCACAGAGGCAGAAATTAAACCAATCAGCCCTGCTGAAGACCTGGTTCCTGAACCCAGGCTGGAACCAACTTCTGTCACTCAAACTATGGTCAAGGACTTTCTTCCATCTGATGAGAAATGTGTTTTGCTAAGTCCACCCCATGAAACGTGTCCCCTTGTGTCTTTcaaaaaagaacaggaaaaggATAATGAACATGTTGCATCCATGCAGCACCCAACAAATGAGACGACATCAGATTCTCTGCCTGTACCTGTTATACCATCCGAACCCAACTATTCAGTGAATAGAGATAGACGTTCTCCGTCTGAGGTGAAGATGGATATTGTTACTGAAGATGTAAAACCTCCAGTCACAGAACAACCGTCCCACGAGTCTCATGATGAGCTTGTTAGTAATTCAGAACCAGAGCTGGATCCTGAGGCAGTACAACCAGAAGTACCTGAGGCTGGTAGTCCAGTACAGCCTAGTATTGTCGAGCAGGTGGAAGTACCCAAAAAAGAGACTCATTCCATTTGTAAAACAGGAGCAGAGAATGAAGGTGAGAAGAAACATCAAGCTTGTAAAGTGCAGGTGCCTGTTGACAGTGACAGAAATGATGAACCAGCCTTATctcagaaagaaaataaaacaaaagagataaaaaataaaaagtataaacaATCTCCTGCACAAGTTGCTTCTGTTCCTGTAAGTTCTGCCACTGTTTCTGAGAAACAAGCAACACGCAAGAGTGAGCGCATTGACAGAGAGAAGCTGAAACGTGGCTCATCCCCAAGAGGTGAGCCAAGGTCCACAGGCAGATCTCCAATTCATGGATCAGATCCCGATGCATCTGAGCAGAGCATACCAGTAAGTAGAGCAAGACGAAGAAATGTTAAATCTGTCTATGCCACCCCAGTTGAAGATGATACACCAGTTCGTACTGGAAAGGATATCGCAGAGTCGCCACGCTCTGTGCGAAAGCGTGGTACGGACAGAGATGCAATACAACAAAATACTGATCCTGATCCACCAGCTCCAACTCCTGCGGCTAAACGTGGCCGTCCTCCCAAGAATCGCAGACAAGGTGAGGAAAGTTCAACTGCTAAAGTAGAAAAATCTAAGGACAATAAAGACACAGATTCAAATGAATCAGAAAGCGGTGAACGAATTCCAAGAATGTCAAAAGGTAGAACACCCCCTCGTATCACAAAGGGTTCATCAAATCAGATGTCCACATCCCTAGGGTCTGGATCAACAAGGAAGGGGGACAAAGCTGATGCAGTTGATGATGATTATCAGGAAAATGATTTCACAGATGAAGATACCTTAGCTTCGCATGACTCATCAGGTTCAGGTAAAGAAGATCCATCGCTGAAAATTGatgaaaagagagaggagaaatcCAAACAAGCTGCAGAATTAGGGAAAGGTAAAGATGTTCCGCATGAAAAAGTTTATGATGACAAATCAAATGGAAAAGAAACAGATTGCTCCAACGTGGAAGAGAAACCCATCTCAGAAAAAGACAAGACTGTTAGAGGAAAAGCAAGAAATTCCAAGTCTCCTGTTCTCAAGAACCTCAAAATCAGACTGAATGTCACAGAGGTGAAAGACCTCCTTCAGTTAGGTGAAGAAGAACTTGGGAATCCAGACGATTCATCAAAAAGGCTTAAACACAGTGACCACAGTGAACAGGTTTCAAAgtgcacaaatgcaaacaaagtAGGCTCCAgcaatgaagaaaatgaaaatgcatcttcagaaaaaatggagctcctggGAACATcaaaaaatgttatttcacaGGAGCTAGAACTGGAGCAGGCTGTAGAGAACATTGCTAAACTTACAGATCCAACCTTTCCAACAGAACCACCAACACCGCCTGTCCCACATACAGGTGTAAAAAATGACCCAGAGGAAGAAAAACCTTCTAATCCTGCCAGTGAGTCAGAACTTATGGCTGCTATTGACTCAATAACCCAGGCACCTCCACTAAGTGCAGATATAGGCTCAGAACCTGAGATTCAAGACTTTGTCCAGGCTGATAAGGAAGATGAACCTGAGACAAATATATCCTCTATGCAAGAGGACCCCACCTTCCCAAACACACCTAAGAAGGGCTCCAAGGGAAGACCTAAAACACCTAAACGTTCTAAAGGCCAGAAGCAAGTAAGAAAGGATTTGAAAGATGGACATTCATTAAGTGAGGAACTGACAACCCCATTAACAGATAGCACAGCTTCTGATACAAAGGTTGTTTCTGAGGCGCCTGCAGCTGCAGTGCCTACAGCTGTAGCAACTGCAGCAGTTATTACCCCTACTACTTGGAAGACAGAACCTGAGCCTTCAGCTGTCAAAGCTACAGATGtaaacacagagacagcatCATCTTCTGAAGAACAGATTCAACATCTTAAATCTGTTTACCCACAGTCTAAGAGTCCAATATGCACAAAGCCACAGCAGTTGCCACCTGAATGCATCTCCCCATCTCTGTCACCACTAGCTAACAGACCAAATGTGAGACCCATTCAAACAAGCAGAAATCCTGTTTCTCCACCAGACTGGCGCCATCAGTCTAAGGATACTGGTGTTTCTTCCTTACCGGTCATGCAGTTACCAGCAAAGGAAAACCAGCCTTTACCCTCAGAGTCTGAAAACATGGATATTGATCATGGCACAAGCGACTTGAGACAGATTTTAATCAAACataaaactgtttcattacCAGGCAGCAGTTCTGTTTCTAGTAATCTGCAAAACCTTCGAGATCAGAACCCATCTGAAAGTAATACTCAGCTCGCAGCCATTGTGCCAAATAAGTCATCGCTGCCTGATAGTAAAATGCCAGTGCACTCTGTCCCACCTATTGTTAGATCTCCACAAACTCTAACAACTCCCGAGGCAAAGTCTGTGATCTCCGTTATTGCATCTACTGCCACGTCTGTTATCAGTCGTGTTTGCAATCCTCCTGAGCCTGAAGACAAAATGAACGTAAGCATTGGGAATCCCTGTGTTGACATGCCGATAACCAAACCAACTTATAGGTCCAGCAAAGATGATGTTGGATCATACCCCGGGCTACCTGCTGGTGATGAGGGAGGAAGTGCCGCACGTTTCATTGTTGACAGCTCCACTCTTAGTACTGGATCTTGCCCGGGTCTGAGAGTAAATACATCTGAAGGAGTGGTGGTACTGAGTCACTCGGGTCAGAAAACCGAGGGACCCCAGCGGATTAGTGCAAAGATTAGTCAAATCCCACAAGCAACAGCAGGTGAGATGGAATCTCAACAGCTGGTGTCTATGCCCAAGCAGGATATGTATTCCCATTCAGGGCTTCAAAAGGGGCCTTCATCCCAGACAGATCATGGACATCCTGGTAAACACCAGTCAGGATTGTCTTCTATCAAGCAAGAAAGCACTGGTTTGGAAAAGATGGATTCCGCTTACCAGTCTGGACCTCAGGGAGTAGTAAAGCGTCTGCCACAAAGCAACCAGCAGGTAATGGGTTACCATCAAGATTACATGCCAttaaaacatccaaagaaaatgGATAGTGCTGATCCTCATGGTACGGATGGAACCAAACCACCGTGGACCTCTGCTGTAAGCCCCGCAATAAGCCCCCATTTGCCCTCTCCACCTGGAAACCATGTAGGTTTTGTTACAACATCTGGTGAAAGAACTCCTTCACATCTCGGTGGGGTCAAACAGGAACCACGATCCCCACGAAAGTCAGGCCACCCACACGCTCCATTTGTCTCTTCACCCATAGGTTCCTCATCACCCAAGGGTATTTCAGTTATGTTATCCACTAGCCATCCTGCCATGCAACAGTTTATTACTGGCGTACATCATCCCGAGCAGTCGGTTATCATGCCACCTCATAGTGTACCTGGAGGTTTGGGACGAATGTCTCCTCACTGTGTTACCCAGTCAATTCCAGTGGGGCATCTAGTCCAGGGAGATGTCAGAGTGAATACTCCACCCCTCTCTGTGATGAGCTACGGCATGCACAGTGAGTCTCTTGGCTCCCCTTGGTCTGGTCCCATGCAGCCACGGTCTACATCACCTCAGGCTGTTGGCAGGGACAAGGTTCTTAAAGTAAACCTTGGTTCTTTGAGGAGTCATGAGGGGGAACAGGAAGAATCAAGACACTTCCACCAGACAGGAAGACCATCTCCTGCACCTTTGAAGCTGGAGACTCTGCAGCCTGATCCTCGTGGGGCTTTGCGGAGCAGCAGCCATTTGGAAACATACATGACACAGAGAGATATGCGTGTGCTTTTACATCAACAGGGGGAGCGTTCGACCACAGACTCTCATTCTGGACACATTCAGGAGACCTCTCTATCACCAAGAACACATGTTTTGCCTAAAAGTGTGTCTGATAAGGATATAACAAAGTCCTTAGAGGCAAAGAGGCCACACTCTCCTCTTCCTAAGGATGGATTGATGGGAATCAGACAGTCTGGACAAGCAATGGCATCTCCCCAGAGGGTTCAGCTGATGCCTCCTGGACCTAGTGGCTCATTCTCAGAGTACCCAGGGATGTACTCAAACCCAAGAGGAATCCATTCTCAAATGCCAGAGTCATCCCCTGTTGGACTTAACCAGCCACCAATGAACGTCACACCAGCTGTG GGTGCAGAACTCCAGACAAAAGATGGCAAGATGACACAGCCTGTTAATATGGTACAGTTACTCACG aaatacCCTATTGTGTGGCAAGGGTTGCTTGCACTGAAGAATGACACAGCTGCAGTCCAGCTGCATTTTGTCTGTGGCAACAAAGCTTTGGCTCATCGATCACTGCCACTGCAAGAAGGAGGTGCATTGCTTAGGATTGTCCAGAGGATGAGACTGGAGGCTTCACAACTGGAGAGTGTAGCCAGAAGAATGACT GGAGACACAGAGTACTGTCTTCTCCTTGCTCTGCCTTGTGGACGAGATCAAGATGACGTCCTAAACCAAACTCAAGCGCTTAAGGCAGCGTTCATCAATTACTTGCAGACAAAATTGGCTGCTGGTATCATCAACATCCCCAACCCGGGTTCCAATCAG CCCGCCTACGTGCTACAGATTTTCCCACCGTGTGAGTTTTCAGAGAGCCACTTATCCCAGCTCGCTCCAGACCTTCTCAACAGGATTTCGAACATCTCGCCACACCTCATGATAGTCATCACCTCTGTGTGA